In the genome of Chlamydia trachomatis A/HAR-13, one region contains:
- the scc4 gene encoding CesT family type III secretion system chaperone Scc4 has translation MLEKLIKNFVAYMGVASELEFDADGSYVLPISSLVRMRVRQNADEEIIISAFLGEIPASMDIEKAYARMMEGNLFGQETGGAALGLDSDGHAVLVRRVPGEVSQEDFASYIESVLNYAEAWLEDLGLSKTEQE, from the coding sequence ATGTTGGAAAAATTGATAAAGAATTTTGTGGCGTATATGGGAGTGGCTTCCGAATTAGAATTCGATGCCGATGGATCCTATGTGCTTCCGATTAGCAGCCTTGTGCGGATGCGCGTTCGTCAGAATGCTGATGAGGAAATTATCATCAGTGCTTTTTTGGGAGAGATTCCCGCATCTATGGATATAGAAAAAGCATATGCTCGAATGATGGAAGGCAATTTGTTTGGCCAGGAGACTGGGGGAGCTGCCTTAGGGCTTGATAGTGATGGGCATGCAGTGCTCGTACGGCGAGTCCCAGGAGAGGTGTCTCAAGAAGATTTTGCAAGTTATATAGAGAGTGTCCTGAATTATGCTGAAGCGTGGCTAGAAGATTTAGGACTAAGTAAAACGGAGCAGGAGTAA
- the cdsD gene encoding SctD family type III secretion system inner membrane ring subunit CdsD — MGIRLVIDKGPLSGTVLILENGTSWSLGSDGKASDILLQDEKLAPSQIRITLKDGEYYLENLDALRPVSVDGTVITAPVLLKDGVSFVMGSCQVSFFKGEEVEGDIELSFQTEGGNEGEPAAQGSSSVSSEAPKKETGNPSLPSEAKASGEVSSSAIAKEQELAASFLASVEKEPGTPKEVSEPKVSSQEGQTPSVTGEKKDLELPLASQEQPKQTTPSGSGEPTQSQNASMEENRTSPDQNQQPQLSSASESGSQSPENQEQQPSQTPPPSPETPEPSGEPNSATEENSPSPMEKASVTEEGSSGTSEEEKEGEEDTAESAANEEPKAEASQEEEKKEEDKGEVLAPFNVQDLFRFDQGIFPAEIEDLAQKQVAVDLTQPSRFLLKVLAGANIGAEFHLDSGKTYIVGSDPQVADIVLSDMSISRQHAKIIIGNDNSVLIEDLGSKNGVIVEGRKIEHLSTLSANQVVALGTTLFLLVDYAAPSDTVMATISSEDYGLFGRPQSPEEIAARAAEEEEEKRKRATLPTGAFILTLFIGGLALLFGIGTASLFHTKEVVSIDQIDLIHDIEHVIQQFPTVRFTFNKNNGQLFLIGHVRNSIDKSELLYKVDALSFVKSVDDNVIDDEAVWQEMNILLSKNPEFKGISMQSPEPGIFVISGYLKTEEQAACLADYLNLHFNYLSLLDNKVIIESQVMKALAGHLVQSGFANVHVSFTNGEAVLTGYINNKDADKFRTVVQELQDIAGIRAVKNFVVLLPAEEGVVDLNMRYPGRYRVTGFSKCGDISINVVVNGRILTRGDILDGMTVTSIQPHCIFLEREGLKYKIEYNK, encoded by the coding sequence ATGGGTATACGCTTAGTTATTGATAAAGGGCCCTTGTCTGGAACTGTTCTTATTTTAGAAAATGGGACGAGTTGGTCTCTTGGCAGTGATGGAAAAGCTAGTGATATTCTCCTGCAAGATGAAAAGCTTGCTCCCTCTCAGATTCGCATCACTTTAAAAGATGGCGAGTATTATTTAGAAAATTTAGATGCTTTGAGGCCGGTTTCTGTTGATGGAACAGTTATCACTGCCCCTGTTTTGTTAAAAGATGGGGTTTCCTTTGTAATGGGAAGCTGCCAAGTCTCGTTTTTTAAAGGGGAAGAGGTAGAAGGAGATATAGAGTTATCGTTCCAGACAGAAGGTGGTAATGAGGGAGAGCCTGCAGCGCAAGGCTCTTCAAGCGTTTCGTCCGAAGCTCCTAAAAAGGAGACAGGGAATCCAAGTCTTCCTTCGGAGGCAAAGGCTTCTGGAGAAGTATCTAGTTCAGCAATAGCGAAAGAACAAGAGTTAGCGGCGTCCTTTTTAGCTTCTGTTGAGAAGGAGCCTGGAACACCAAAAGAAGTCTCTGAGCCAAAGGTCTCTTCACAAGAAGGACAGACTCCTTCTGTTACAGGAGAAAAAAAGGATCTTGAGCTTCCTTTGGCAAGTCAAGAACAACCTAAACAAACTACTCCATCAGGCAGTGGTGAACCAACCCAATCTCAAAACGCGAGTATGGAAGAAAACAGAACGTCGCCCGATCAAAATCAGCAGCCACAGCTTTCTTCTGCTTCAGAATCGGGTTCTCAAAGTCCCGAAAATCAGGAGCAACAACCTTCTCAAACGCCTCCCCCATCCCCGGAAACTCCAGAGCCGTCAGGAGAACCTAATAGCGCTACGGAAGAAAACTCGCCATCTCCAATGGAGAAAGCTTCCGTAACAGAAGAAGGCAGCTCAGGGACGAGTGAAGAAGAAAAAGAGGGTGAAGAAGATACTGCTGAAAGCGCAGCAAATGAAGAGCCAAAGGCAGAGGCTTCTCAAGAAGAAGAGAAGAAAGAGGAAGATAAAGGAGAGGTTCTTGCTCCCTTTAATGTTCAGGATCTTTTCCGTTTTGATCAAGGAATCTTCCCTGCTGAGATAGAAGATCTTGCACAGAAACAAGTTGCGGTTGATTTGACGCAACCATCACGATTTTTGTTGAAGGTTCTTGCTGGTGCGAATATCGGTGCTGAATTCCATTTGGATAGTGGGAAAACCTATATCGTAGGAAGTGATCCGCAGGTTGCAGACATTGTCTTAAGTGATATGAGTATTTCGCGCCAACATGCGAAGATCATTATCGGAAATGATAATTCAGTTTTGATTGAAGATCTGGGTAGTAAGAATGGCGTGATTGTTGAAGGGCGCAAGATTGAACATCTATCTACGCTCTCTGCGAATCAAGTTGTTGCTCTAGGAACAACGTTATTCTTACTTGTCGACTATGCTGCTCCTTCCGATACGGTAATGGCGACGATTTCTTCTGAAGATTATGGGTTATTTGGTCGTCCGCAATCTCCTGAAGAGATTGCTGCCAGAGCTGCGGAAGAGGAAGAAGAGAAGAGAAAACGTGCTACGTTGCCAACAGGTGCTTTTATATTAACCTTGTTCATTGGAGGGTTAGCTCTGCTCTTTGGAATAGGAACAGCTTCTTTGTTCCATACGAAGGAAGTAGTTTCTATAGATCAAATCGATTTGATTCATGATATTGAACATGTAATTCAGCAGTTTCCAACTGTACGGTTTACGTTCAATAAGAACAACGGACAGTTGTTCTTAATTGGGCATGTAAGAAATAGCATTGATAAGAGCGAGTTACTTTACAAAGTGGATGCTCTCTCGTTTGTCAAGTCGGTAGATGATAACGTGATCGATGACGAGGCAGTATGGCAAGAGATGAATATTCTCTTGTCTAAGAATCCAGAATTTAAAGGTATCAGCATGCAATCTCCAGAGCCGGGGATTTTTGTAATCAGCGGGTATCTAAAGACAGAAGAACAAGCAGCTTGTTTGGCTGATTATCTAAATCTACATTTTAATTACCTTTCACTATTGGATAATAAGGTGATTATCGAATCACAAGTCATGAAAGCTCTTGCTGGACATCTTGTGCAATCAGGTTTTGCGAACGTTCATGTGTCCTTCACCAATGGTGAAGCTGTTTTGACAGGATATATCAATAATAAAGATGCAGATAAATTCCGAACGGTTGTGCAAGAACTGCAAGATATTGCAGGGATTCGTGCGGTGAAGAATTTTGTCGTTTTGCTGCCTGCAGAAGAAGGTGTTGTTGATCTAAATATGCGGTATCCAGGCCGTTATCGGGTAACCGGTTTTTCAAAGTGCGGGGATATTAGTATTAATGTTGTAGTTAATGGGCGTATTTTAACTCGAGGCGATATTTTAGATGGAATGACGGTAACAAGCATTCAACCGCATTGTATCTTTTTAGAACGGGAAGGGTTGAAATATAAAATTGAGTACAATAAATAG
- the cdsG gene encoding type III secretion system protein CdsG produces MADLDVFKEDFALLFEAGMVAIKQGDEASAKALFQALQVLDPEHTAHELGSGLLHLHKMELTKAEVLFRAIVEKDPENWSAKAFLSLTLMMIVLQQGSSFEVRRESLERCLQLADQVLESCEVESTRALAKSVLDWHDGLVAKSGGPLN; encoded by the coding sequence ATGGCAGATTTGGATGTATTTAAAGAAGATTTTGCATTGTTGTTTGAAGCAGGAATGGTTGCTATCAAACAAGGGGATGAAGCAAGCGCTAAAGCGTTATTTCAAGCATTACAAGTATTGGATCCTGAGCATACAGCACATGAGTTAGGATCAGGATTGTTGCATTTGCATAAAATGGAGCTCACAAAAGCAGAAGTTTTATTCCGTGCTATTGTTGAAAAAGATCCCGAGAATTGGAGTGCTAAGGCATTTTTATCACTCACACTTATGATGATCGTTCTTCAGCAAGGAAGTTCTTTCGAAGTGCGTAGAGAGAGTTTGGAGCGCTGCTTACAGTTAGCTGATCAGGTATTAGAAAGTTGTGAAGTAGAGTCTACAAGAGCTTTAGCTAAGTCTGTTCTGGATTGGCATGATGGATTAGTTGCTAAAAGTGGTGGGCCTTTAAATTAG
- the cdsE gene encoding type III secretion system protein CdsE, with the protein MFNMENSAAKGEKAARQLFDLEQDMHDVTKAHEVNANVQSKVQTLTSSLREGASKESFEKQQTLLAGYVALQKVLGRINRKMV; encoded by the coding sequence ATGTTTAATATGGAAAATTCGGCAGCTAAAGGAGAAAAAGCTGCTCGTCAGTTGTTTGATCTTGAACAAGACATGCACGATGTAACCAAAGCCCACGAAGTAAATGCTAATGTACAGAGTAAGGTGCAGACGCTGACATCTTCTCTTCGAGAAGGGGCTTCTAAAGAGTCTTTTGAGAAACAACAAACATTACTCGCGGGATATGTAGCTCTTCAAAAGGTGCTAGGACGTATCAACCGTAAAATGGTGTAA
- a CDS encoding DNA gyrase subunit A, whose amino-acid sequence MSDLSDLFKTHFTQYASYVILERAIPHVLDGLKPVQRRLLWTLFRMDDGKMHKVANIAGRTMALHPHGDAPIVEALVVLANKGFLIETQGNFGNPLTGDPHAAARYIEARLSPLAKEVLFNTDLMTFHDSYDGREQEPDILAAKIPLLLLHGVDGIAVGMTTKIFPHNFCDLLEAQIAILNDQPFSLLPDFPPGGTMDASDYQDGLGSIVLRATIDIINDKTLLIKEICPSTTTETLIRSIENAAKRGIIKIDSIQDFSTDLPHIEIKLPKGIYAKDLLRPLYTHTECQVILTSRPTAIYQGKPWETTISEILRLQTKTLQNYLKKELLILEDSLSRELYHKTLEYLFIKHKLYDTVRSMLSKRKTSPSSSAIHNAVLEALTPFLDTLPAPDKQATAQLAALTIKKILCFDENSYEKELACLEKKRSSVQKDLSQLKKYTVLYIKKLLETYRQLGHRKTKIAKFDDLPTERISAHKKAKELAALDQEENF is encoded by the coding sequence ATGAGCGACCTCTCGGACCTATTTAAAACTCATTTCACACAGTATGCGTCTTACGTCATTTTGGAACGTGCAATCCCTCATGTTTTAGATGGCCTCAAGCCTGTTCAAAGAAGGCTTCTTTGGACCTTATTCCGTATGGATGATGGTAAAATGCATAAGGTGGCTAATATCGCAGGACGTACGATGGCGCTGCACCCGCATGGTGATGCGCCTATCGTGGAAGCTCTTGTCGTTTTGGCAAATAAAGGGTTCCTGATAGAGACACAAGGGAACTTTGGTAACCCTCTCACAGGAGATCCTCATGCAGCGGCTCGTTATATAGAAGCGCGGCTAAGCCCTTTAGCTAAAGAGGTACTTTTTAATACGGATCTCATGACCTTCCATGATTCTTACGATGGAAGAGAGCAAGAACCCGATATCTTAGCTGCAAAGATTCCTCTACTACTCCTTCATGGCGTGGATGGCATCGCAGTAGGGATGACTACAAAAATTTTCCCTCACAACTTTTGTGATCTACTAGAAGCACAAATAGCTATACTGAATGACCAACCGTTTTCTCTCCTTCCCGACTTCCCTCCAGGAGGCACGATGGATGCTTCCGACTACCAAGATGGCTTAGGATCCATTGTTCTGCGCGCAACAATTGATATTATTAATGACAAAACCTTGCTAATCAAAGAAATCTGTCCTTCCACAACTACAGAGACTCTAATTCGTTCTATCGAAAACGCAGCAAAACGAGGAATCATTAAAATCGATTCGATTCAAGATTTCTCTACGGACCTCCCTCATATCGAGATCAAACTCCCTAAAGGTATCTACGCTAAAGATCTGTTACGCCCTCTATATACACATACAGAATGTCAGGTTATCTTAACCTCTCGGCCAACAGCTATTTACCAGGGAAAACCTTGGGAAACAACGATCAGCGAAATCCTACGCTTACAAACCAAGACTCTCCAAAATTACCTAAAAAAAGAATTACTCATACTAGAAGATTCCTTAAGCCGCGAGCTGTACCACAAAACTTTAGAATATCTATTCATTAAACATAAGCTTTACGATACCGTGCGCTCCATGCTTTCTAAAAGAAAGACGTCTCCTTCATCAAGTGCCATTCACAACGCTGTTTTGGAAGCTCTGACTCCATTTCTTGACACGCTCCCGGCTCCTGATAAGCAAGCAACCGCTCAACTAGCAGCTCTAACTATTAAAAAAATCCTCTGTTTTGATGAAAATTCCTACGAGAAGGAGCTGGCATGCTTAGAAAAGAAACGCAGTAGCGTACAGAAAGATCTGAGCCAACTGAAAAAATACACAGTTCTCTACATTAAGAAGCTGCTCGAAACCTACAGACAACTCGGGCATCGAAAGACAAAAATTGCAAAATTTGATGACCTACCTACCGAGAGAATCTCCGCTCATAAGAAAGCAAAAGAACTCGCTGCGCTCGATCAAGAAGAGAACTTCTAA
- the cdsF gene encoding type III secretion system protein CdsF, producing the protein MASGSCSAFNFNQMLDGVCKYVQGVQQYLTELETSTQGTVDLGTMFNLQFRMQILSQYMESVSNILTAVNTEMITMARAVKGS; encoded by the coding sequence ATGGCGAGCGGAAGTTGTTCGGCTTTTAATTTCAACCAGATGCTGGATGGCGTATGTAAATACGTTCAGGGAGTACAACAATATCTAACAGAATTAGAAACATCCACGCAAGGAACTGTAGACCTAGGGACAATGTTTAATTTGCAATTCCGTATGCAAATTTTGTCTCAATATATGGAGTCTGTATCCAATATCTTGACTGCGGTGAATACTGAAATGATCACCATGGCAAGAGCTGTTAAAGGAAGTTAA
- a CDS encoding DNA topoisomerase IV subunit B: MRKKTAYSESSIISLASLDHIRLRAGMYIGRLGDGSQAEDGIYTLFKEVVDNAIDEFVMGYGHTIHITGDAHELSIRDEGRGIPLGKVIDCVSKINTGAKYTQDVFHFSVGLNGVGLKAVNALSQHFSVRSVRNKKFLKASFSKGILLHTEQGATQDPDGTEVVFSPDHELFENFSFQVEFLKKKIRQYTYLHPGLTIIYNGERIVSTRGLLDLFEEEVQTPLLYSPITFQHSDLAFLFSHTETSSEQYFSFVNGQETTDGGTHLVAFKEGIVKGVNEFFGKNFSSQDIREGLAGCIAIKIASPIFESQTKNKLGNTNIRAELAKRVKEAVLSSLKKNPSSAERIQEKIKLNEKTRKNAQFLKQELKDKQKKLHYKIPKLRDCKFHLTDNSLYGKNSSIFITEGESASASILASRNPLTQAVFSLRGKPMNVFSSKEETIYKNDELFYLTTALGLHKDSLQNLRYNQVILATDADVDGMHIRNLMITFFLKTFLPLVASNHLFILETPLFKVRHKDATFYCYSEEEKLSTIEHIGKKESSLEITRFKGLGEISPKEFKSFIGADMRLTPVSLPDTETLDTLLQFYMGKNTKERKLFIIENLVTNL, encoded by the coding sequence ATGCGAAAAAAAACTGCGTATTCAGAATCTTCTATCATTTCTTTAGCTTCCTTGGATCATATCCGCCTACGCGCGGGAATGTATATTGGAAGATTAGGCGACGGATCTCAAGCTGAAGACGGCATTTACACGTTATTTAAAGAAGTAGTCGATAATGCTATTGATGAATTTGTCATGGGATATGGACACACCATCCACATAACAGGAGACGCACACGAACTGTCTATTCGTGATGAAGGCCGCGGCATTCCCTTGGGGAAGGTGATTGATTGTGTTTCTAAAATCAATACTGGCGCGAAATACACTCAGGATGTTTTCCATTTTTCTGTTGGATTAAATGGCGTGGGACTGAAAGCCGTTAATGCCTTATCGCAACATTTCTCTGTACGTTCTGTGCGGAACAAAAAATTCCTCAAAGCTTCTTTCTCCAAAGGCATTCTCTTACACACAGAACAGGGTGCTACCCAAGATCCCGACGGTACAGAAGTCGTTTTCTCTCCCGATCATGAACTATTCGAGAATTTTTCTTTCCAAGTGGAGTTTCTAAAAAAGAAAATCCGTCAATACACCTATCTCCATCCCGGACTGACAATTATTTATAACGGAGAACGTATTGTTTCCACTCGTGGTCTTCTTGATCTTTTTGAAGAAGAAGTGCAAACCCCTCTTCTGTATTCCCCTATTACGTTTCAACACTCCGATCTCGCATTTCTTTTCTCCCATACAGAAACGTCTTCCGAACAATATTTTTCCTTTGTAAATGGCCAAGAAACAACTGATGGCGGAACCCATCTCGTTGCCTTTAAAGAGGGTATAGTCAAGGGCGTTAATGAGTTTTTTGGAAAAAACTTTTCCTCTCAAGATATTCGTGAGGGACTTGCTGGCTGTATCGCCATTAAAATTGCTTCTCCTATTTTTGAATCCCAAACCAAAAATAAACTAGGGAATACGAATATCCGCGCAGAGTTAGCCAAACGCGTAAAAGAAGCTGTGCTCTCTTCTTTGAAAAAGAATCCTTCCAGCGCGGAACGGATCCAAGAGAAAATCAAACTCAACGAAAAAACTCGGAAGAATGCGCAATTTCTCAAGCAAGAGCTCAAAGATAAACAAAAAAAACTCCACTATAAAATCCCTAAACTTCGGGATTGTAAATTTCATCTCACAGACAATTCTCTGTATGGTAAAAATTCCTCTATTTTCATTACTGAAGGAGAATCGGCTTCCGCTTCGATTCTAGCTTCGCGAAATCCGCTCACACAAGCAGTGTTCTCTTTGAGAGGGAAACCTATGAACGTCTTTTCCTCCAAAGAAGAAACCATCTATAAAAATGACGAACTTTTTTACCTTACTACAGCCCTCGGCCTGCACAAAGACTCTCTACAAAATCTTCGATACAACCAGGTGATCTTAGCAACAGATGCGGATGTTGATGGTATGCATATTCGTAATCTTATGATTACTTTCTTCCTAAAAACCTTTCTTCCTCTTGTTGCAAGCAACCACCTATTTATCCTAGAAACCCCTCTTTTTAAAGTACGCCACAAAGATGCCACTTTCTATTGCTACTCAGAAGAAGAAAAACTCTCGACCATAGAACACATCGGTAAAAAAGAATCGTCTCTTGAAATTACTCGTTTCAAAGGCTTAGGAGAAATTTCTCCTAAAGAATTCAAATCTTTTATCGGCGCAGACATGCGCTTAACTCCAGTTTCTCTTCCTGATACAGAAACCCTCGACACACTTTTACAATTCTACATGGGGAAAAACACAAAAGAGAGAAAACTATTTATTATTGAGAATCTTGTTACCAACCTCTAG
- a CDS encoding type III secretion system protein CT668, protein MIDPLKLFPNFDGDKESAAVNKPSASPMPSELSKNVASFSLGGGGAALDSTVSTEKLSLMAMMQDKNSQLIDPELEEALNSEELQEQIHLLKSRLWDAQTQMQMQDPDKLASEHVDALGVIVDLINGDFQAIAEHTQQTVKQGNGDEEKSVTRKIVDWVSSGEEILNRALLYFSDRNGERETLADFLKVQYAVQRATQRAELFASILGATVSSVKTIMTTQLG, encoded by the coding sequence ATGATAGATCCTCTTAAGCTTTTTCCAAATTTTGATGGGGATAAGGAGAGTGCTGCGGTGAATAAACCTTCAGCATCTCCTATGCCCAGCGAATTAAGTAAAAATGTTGCCTCATTCTCTTTAGGGGGTGGAGGTGCTGCGTTGGATTCGACAGTGTCCACAGAAAAGCTATCGTTGATGGCTATGATGCAGGATAAAAATTCGCAGTTGATCGATCCTGAGTTGGAGGAAGCTCTGAACTCTGAAGAGTTACAAGAGCAGATCCATTTGTTAAAAAGTCGTTTGTGGGATGCACAAACGCAGATGCAAATGCAAGATCCCGACAAGTTGGCCTCTGAGCATGTAGATGCTTTAGGAGTCATTGTTGATTTAATCAATGGGGATTTTCAAGCGATAGCTGAACATACACAACAGACGGTCAAGCAGGGTAATGGTGACGAAGAAAAATCTGTTACACGCAAGATAGTCGATTGGGTCTCTTCAGGAGAAGAAATTTTGAATCGTGCTTTGTTGTATTTCTCCGATCGTAATGGAGAAAGAGAAACATTAGCCGATTTCTTAAAAGTTCAGTATGCCGTTCAAAGAGCTACACAACGCGCCGAGTTATTTGCCAGTATTCTAGGTGCTACGGTGAGTAGTGTAAAAACGATTATGACAACCCAGTTAGGTTAA
- a CDS encoding KH domain-containing protein, protein MKEFLAYIVKNLVDKPEEVHLKEVQGTNTIIYELTVAKGDIGKIIGKEGRTIKAIRTLLVSVASRDNVKVSLEIMEER, encoded by the coding sequence ATGAAAGAGTTTTTAGCGTACATTGTAAAAAATCTTGTTGATAAGCCAGAGGAAGTGCATCTGAAAGAGGTGCAGGGAACCAATACGATTATCTACGAATTGACTGTTGCTAAGGGAGATATCGGTAAAATTATCGGTAAAGAAGGACGCACTATTAAGGCTATCCGTACTTTATTGGTTTCCGTAGCAAGTCGAGATAATGTGAAAGTCAGCCTAGAAATTATGGAAGAGCGGTAA
- a CDS encoding RluA family pseudouridine synthase — protein MLEIPAPTAVFSFVIDEQLTGRLDKGLVSYNGAYSRAFYQQQIELGRVRVNGRVYTRVSHPLSLGDVVEVELIEEEEPSSLIPEDIPLDKVYEDDMILVINKPRDMVVHPAPGHTQGTVVHALLHEIGERLKQEFPEEPWRPGIVHRLDKDTSGLLITVKTRRAKALYSELFATKQVKKLYVAICINAPSQELIHTRIARHPLKRKEMTVLSTHAEGGKEAITHCHVLATNGRLSVVALYPETGRTHQLRVHMKHLGTPILGDPVYGIPSINFRYGLDKQQLHAYSLVFAHPESAERVKLVTKLPDDMTSLIEKEFREGVSILDGSCDWFKITR, from the coding sequence ACGGCTGTTTTTTCATTTGTAATTGATGAACAATTAACAGGACGCCTTGATAAGGGGCTGGTCTCATATAATGGAGCGTATTCACGAGCTTTTTATCAGCAACAAATTGAGTTAGGGCGTGTCCGTGTTAATGGGCGGGTGTATACGCGTGTTTCCCATCCGTTATCCCTAGGGGATGTGGTAGAAGTGGAATTGATAGAAGAGGAAGAACCCTCTTCTTTAATCCCGGAAGATATTCCCCTGGATAAGGTATATGAAGACGATATGATTTTGGTCATTAATAAACCAAGAGATATGGTTGTCCATCCTGCTCCCGGGCATACGCAAGGTACGGTGGTGCATGCTTTGCTGCATGAAATCGGGGAGCGTCTGAAACAAGAGTTCCCCGAGGAGCCATGGCGCCCAGGGATTGTACATCGCTTAGATAAAGATACTTCTGGTTTGTTGATTACAGTAAAAACTCGGCGAGCTAAGGCTCTCTATAGTGAGCTCTTTGCTACCAAACAGGTAAAAAAGCTTTACGTAGCCATTTGCATTAATGCTCCGTCTCAGGAACTTATTCATACTCGGATAGCGCGTCATCCTCTAAAACGGAAAGAAATGACTGTGCTTTCTACACATGCTGAAGGCGGTAAGGAAGCCATTACCCATTGTCATGTTCTAGCTACGAATGGACGATTAAGTGTGGTTGCTCTATACCCAGAAACAGGCAGAACCCACCAGCTTCGTGTACATATGAAGCACCTGGGCACACCGATTCTCGGAGATCCCGTTTACGGGATCCCCTCTATAAATTTTCGTTATGGTCTTGACAAACAACAATTGCATGCCTATAGCTTGGTTTTTGCTCATCCGGAGAGTGCGGAGCGAGTGAAGCTAGTGACAAAGCTTCCAGACGATATGACTTCCTTAATAGAAAAGGAATTTAGAGAAGGTGTCTCTATACTGGATGGTTCGTGTGATTGGTTTAAAATCACTAGGTAG
- a CDS encoding glutamyl-tRNA reductase, which translates to MVREGEERIGNRVSLGVIGVSYRETTLQQREQVLHILQQAQGSFRLEVFQEEKDYVLLATCHRVELYSVAPAELFDSLAQEIELLGVSPYFYRNQDCFAHLFCVAGGLDSLVLGETEIQGQVKRAYLQAAREQKLSFALHFLFQKALKEGKVFRAKGGAPYAEITIPILVDQELRRRQIDKKASLLFIGYSEINRSVAYHLQRQGFSCITFCSRQQLPTLSMRQVVREELCFQDPYRVVFLGSSELQYALPHSLWESIWDIPDRIVFDFAVPRALPSHTVFPHRYVDMDQISDWLREHRKEVNSAHLHSLREVAYRYWNSLNQRLERRDCVGANA; encoded by the coding sequence ATGGTTAGGGAAGGGGAAGAACGTATAGGTAATAGAGTTTCGTTGGGCGTTATTGGCGTGAGTTATCGAGAGACTACTTTGCAGCAACGAGAGCAAGTTCTTCACATTTTACAACAAGCACAGGGGTCTTTTCGTCTTGAAGTCTTTCAAGAAGAGAAGGACTATGTTTTATTGGCTACGTGCCATCGCGTCGAGTTGTATAGCGTCGCGCCAGCCGAGCTATTTGATTCACTGGCACAGGAAATAGAGCTCTTAGGTGTCTCGCCTTATTTTTATCGAAATCAAGATTGCTTTGCACATTTATTTTGTGTAGCAGGCGGGTTAGATAGCTTAGTTCTTGGAGAGACGGAGATTCAAGGACAAGTGAAACGTGCCTATTTACAAGCTGCTAGAGAGCAAAAGCTTTCTTTTGCTCTCCATTTTCTCTTTCAAAAAGCCCTTAAGGAAGGGAAAGTATTTCGAGCGAAAGGAGGCGCGCCTTATGCAGAAATCACTATCCCTATTCTCGTGGATCAGGAGTTACGAAGACGTCAAATAGATAAGAAGGCCTCTTTGTTATTTATAGGCTATTCTGAGATCAATCGTTCTGTAGCTTATCATTTGCAAAGGCAAGGATTTTCTTGTATCACCTTTTGTTCTCGTCAGCAGCTGCCGACGTTATCTATGCGTCAGGTAGTAAGAGAGGAGCTATGTTTTCAAGATCCTTATCGCGTCGTGTTTTTAGGTTCTTCAGAATTGCAGTATGCTCTGCCACATTCCCTTTGGGAAAGTATCTGGGATATCCCCGATCGGATTGTTTTTGATTTTGCTGTTCCTCGTGCTCTGCCTTCGCATACGGTATTCCCTCACCGGTACGTGGATATGGACCAAATCAGTGATTGGTTAAGAGAGCATCGAAAGGAAGTGAACTCAGCACATCTCCACAGCTTGAGAGAGGTTGCGTACCGTTATTGGAACTCTCTAAATCAAAGATTAGAACGGCGTGACTGTGTAGGAGCGAACGCCTAG